In Passer domesticus isolate bPasDom1 chromosome 12, bPasDom1.hap1, whole genome shotgun sequence, the following proteins share a genomic window:
- the LOC135279333 gene encoding mucin-5AC-like: MKAACLQMLLLLLWALCLVALAGGQPKAPVKCSDVCRGFAKRLPEKLISSYREIDPKCRRNVTIFTTVKSREICADSNEGWVQEIKEKLKRKNATVMPPRDVTSAEEPGGVERRVGLPELAPSQATGPTSFLQGTGTTLRERMHAPAATAGVSSKPPVGRQEPTQLPAGSSPVAREEAAHSEVTPEAKAEPSNSPASSAAAAAGVGSSQPSPRPTVQDTASPSSSSDLMAAAGGSNQPVLATKGSLDPARASTPDTASSSSRSALPSIWDSLKTTTATETAPQTTPVSTLSSSTAIDKAASVHTSRVVGPSADVFGTTAFDHSLPVGKQEPSDTLVFTHQALSSQARVQMITVRPNNLPLPSFLSKSQMHFVIPVSVVCGLMAGSVVLVWLYLKYGVKPEETSREMVQGLLYQQTGHQDNVYPMEVI, translated from the exons ATGAAGGCTGCCTGTctccagatgctgctgctgctgctgtgggccctgtgcctggtggccctggctggAG ggCAACCCAAAGCACCTGTGAAGTGTTCAGATGTGTGCAGAGGTTTTGCAAAGAGGTTACCAGAGAAGCTGATCAGCAGCTACCGCGAGATCGACCCCAAATGCAGACGGAATGTCACCAT atttacTACTGTGAAGTCCAGGGAGATTTGTGCAGACTCAAACGAAGGCTGGGTGCAGGAGatcaaagaaaaactgaaaaggaaaaatgccaCAGTGATGCCACCACGTGATGTCACCTCAGCAGAAGAGCCTGGTGGTGTTGAGAGACGTGTTGGTCTTCCAGAGCTGGCTCCATCTCAAGCCACTGGTCCAACTAGTTTCCTCCAAGGGACTGGAACAACACTCAGGGAGAGAATGCACGCTCCTGCTGCCACGGCAGGGGTGTCCAGCAAGCCCCcagtgggcaggcaggagcccacccagctccctgcaggatccAGCCCTGTGGCACGGGAAGAAGCTGCACACTCTGAGGTCACTCCAGAAGCAAAGGCAGAGCCCTCAAATTCTCCTGCatcttcagcagctgctgcagcaggtgtggGCTCCAGCCAGCCCTCCCCACGCCCCACTGTTCAAGACACAGCTTCTCCCAGCTCCAGTTCAGACCtgatggctgctgctggaggatcAAACCAACCTGTACTTGCCACCAAAGGATCCCTGGACCCTGCAAGAGCCAGCACACCAGACACTGCTTCCAGCAGTTCTAGGTCAGCTCTCCCCTCCATCTGGGACAGTTTGAAGACCACAACAGCCACAGAGACAGCACCACAGACTACTCCAGTTTCTaccctgagctccagcactgccataGACAAAGCTGCTTCTGTCCATACCAGCAGGGTTGTTGGTCCCTCTGCAGATGTGTTTGGCACTACAGCATTTGATCATTCCTTGCCTGTAGGGAAGCAAGAGCCTTCAGACACATTGGTTTTCACTCACCAGGCACTGTCAAGCCAAGCCAGAGTGCAGATGATCACAGTCAGGCCAAACAATCTGCCTCTGCCCAGCTTCTTGTCAAAATCTCAAATGCACTTTGTCATCCCAGTTTCTGTGGTGTGTGGACTGATGGCTGGCAGTGTTGTTCTTGTATGGCTGTATCTGAAATATGGAGTCAAACCAGAAGAAACGTCAAGAGAAATGGTGCAGGGCTTGCTCTACCAGCAGACAGGGCATCAAGACAATGTCTATCCAATGGAAGTAATATGA